GCCCTTGAATGGCTCGTGGCGGCTGGTGAGCAGTAAATCTATCACCAAAGACACGGTGGATACTTCGCCTAAAAGCGGCATTGAAACGGTAAAATTGTATAACGACACGCATTTTACATTTTTTACCCATGATACGAAAAAGGGAAAGATAGATACCCCGGTATTTTCGGCCGGAGCCGGCACCTATACACTTTCGGGCGATAAGTACACCGAACACCTGCAGTATTGCAACGCCCGCGAGTGGGAAGATCATGATTTTGATTTCACGATGAACCTGAAAAACGACACGATGACCCAGCGCGGTGTCGAAAAAGTTCCCGGTGTGGTGGATCACATCATCATTGAGACCTACGTGAAGATGAAATAAACCAAAACCGAAGAAGCGACGTTAGCTAATAAAAGTACATGCCTGATATAAAACAAATCGCCGAACGCCTGATAAAACTTTGCAGCGAGCAAAAATTTGTGGAAGCTTATCGTGAACTATTTGGCGAGGAAGTTGAAAGCATAGACCCGTTATACCCGATAATGCCCCCAGCAAGGGGGCTTATAACTTTGATAGAGCGCGAAAAGCAGTTTCTGGCAAAGGCGCAGATACATAGTATCACGATGTCGGAACCGCTGATAACAGGCAACCACTTCGCTGTTAAATTAAGCATGGACTTTACACATGAGGAACGGGGCCGGATCAACATGGAGGAGTTATGCGTTTATCATGTAAAAGGCGGGAAAATAATGAGTCAGCAGTTTTTTATTAATTAGCCGTACCGGCCTGTTGACGAAAAGAGGGCTATAAATCATCCAAAAAGTACTGATAATCAATTATTAACGAAAATATATTATAACAAAACAGCGTACCTTGTGTTGTGCCAACATGAACACTATCAAGCAAATTGCATTTCGGCTGGCGCAATTATGCCGCGAAAGGAAATTTATAGAGGCCTATCACGAACTTTATAGTAATAAAACCGAAAGCAAAGGCCCGAGGCCACGAACGCTTGCGTCAAAGGGACTTATGACTTTTCTTGAGCGTATCAAACAATTTGTCTCAAAAACTGATATCCACCAAATCGAGATTTCCGACCCTCTTTTTGCCGGCGATTATTTTGCCATCGGTTTCCAAATGGATTATAATTTCGTCCATGAGCCGAGACGGTATATGGACGAAATCTGCGTTTGTCATGTGCAAAACGGCAAAATAACCGGGCTTCCGATTTTTATGAAGTAGCCACAGCGTGGCCCTCCCCCGCCCTACGTTTTAGAATAAGCGCAGCGACCAGCGAAACCAACAAGCCGACAGGAAATATCTCTATCAGGGTCATAAATGCGTGGACAAGCGGGTTATGTACAAGCTTTTTGATCTGTTCGTACTCCTGGGCCTTCGCATTGATGGCAATTAATGACGCTCCTGCTGCTTTCAGTTTGGCTACCTGGTGAATTTCACACTTATCATAAAAATCGGGGAAGAAGACATAATATTCGATCATCCACCCCAGCACATATATGGCCGAGGCGATAAGCGTTATCCCGAATCCGATCTTAAAGGCTTTGCCAAACGAGATAACTCCGCCATTTTTATCGCGGCTCACCTTTATATTTACAAAAATAAGGGAGAATCCCACCAGCATGGTGGTGTACCCAAACACCATACTGCCCGCGCTATCGGTATCGTAGATCATAGCCATACCGGTTAGCATAACGCCGGTAACCAGCAGCCCGGCAATTGCACCGTAGATAATTGTTTTTTTCATTGTCTTAAAGTTTTTAGTCAGCCAAAATTGTTCAGTATGTTGCTAATTACGGTCATACTTTTGGGTGATTTTGCAAAAAGACAGGCTACATGGTACCAAAGTATGAGTGATCAGGGTATAATTCCAAGCCGTTTACCTGTATCAACCGCTTGCGTGCGCCGCTTTACCTCCATTTTTTCAAACACCTGCGTCGTATGGGTTTTGATGGTATTTAGCGAAACGAATAACTTATCCGCTATTTCCTGGTTGCTTAATCCTTCGGCCATCAATTGCAAAACCTCCAGTTCGCGCTTGCTCAGGTTCAGGCGTTTGAGTTCGGCCTCGTTCAAAACAAATTCAGTGGACGGCGACAGGTGTACTTCCTTCTCAATAATTACCGTCTTTACTTTTGGCCTGCGCAGTTTGACGGCAAGCCATATACCCAGCCCCGTAAACAACAGCGCAATGATGCCGATATACGTGTCCAGCTGGTCATCGGCCAGTACATACCGGATCTCGAACCAACGGATAGCAAAGATAATGGCAGCCAATGCAATGCCGTAAAGAATGGTTTGTTTGTGGCGTGAGAGGAATGTCAAAATTCAATTTTTATCCGGAAATAAAAATGCTAAAAAACAATGTCATTTCGAACGATAGTGAGAAATCTTCGACTACTTATAAGCCAGGGCACTCGCTTGTATAAGATTTTTCCGCCTATCGGCGATCGAAATGACAACCGGTGAAAGTCTCACAATACCTGTTCGTTATATAATTTCTGTAACGTTTCAGCAGGATCCTCACATAAACCAGGGTGAACTTTGGAAGTTTGCACCACGGTACTACGGGTGGCGGTAAGCCAGCGGAAACGGGAAGCCATATCCAGCTGCGCTATAGGTCCGCCATCTTTACTGCCGCGGCATATTTCGGCGAAGGAATGCAAATGAGCCTTAATTTCGGCAGCGTCGATACGGTTAGAGAACGAGCAAAGACGGCTCTCATCAATAGTGCAAAGGCATTGCAGGAACTTGAGCTTAGGGCAATACAATATCACCCCTGCATTCAGGAACTCCTCGCGTTCTACCTGGGGCACCACGCGGATAACGGCGTACTCAAATAAGTTGCTCTCGTGCATGCTGTGCTTCCTTTACAAAAATATCCGATGCTGCTATACGTGTATTTAAAAACTGAGTGTAAATATCCCGCACTTCATCCGGGCTTTCCTGCCATTCGCTTTGCAGCCAAATATCCGGAATAAGAGAAACGATGGACCTGATGCGTTCCGGCGCTAATATTTGCTTAAATTCCTCATCCGCTTCTTCCAGTTCGGTCGCCCTTAGAAGTAGTACGTGATCTTTTACCTGCAAAAAAGGCCGTATCGCCTGTTCCTGCCAGTTATCCCACGAATGATGGAAATACAATGCTGCGCCGTGGTCTATCAGCCAAAGTTCCTTGTTCCAGGTAAGCATGTTGGTATTACGCGGCGTACGGTCGACATTGGTCAGCAGGCAATCCATCCAAACAATCTGCGAAGCAACCTTATAAGGCACATGCATTACCGACGGATCGAAAGTAATAGCGCCCGACAAGTAATGCAGCCCCAGGTTCAGGCCGACGCTCGCTTTCAACAGATCCTGTATCTCTTCATCCGGTTCTGAGCGACCAAAGGCGGTATCGAGGCTGGCAAAAACGATCTCAGGGACTTTAAAACCCAATGCCCGGGCTATTTCGCCTCCAACTAATTCAGCAATTAAAGCCTTTACCCCCTGCCCGGCACCGCGAAATTTGATCACGTACAGGAAACCATCGTCGGCCTCGGCGATAGCAGGCAACGAGCCGCCTTCACGCAGTGGGGTTACATAGCGGGTTACGTTAACGGTGCGTATTTCGGGTGTGGTCAAATTCATTTTTCAGCCGGCAACAAAGCTATAAAATAAGGCGGGTAAAAAAACAAAAGCCGCCCCGCATTACCAGGGCAGCTTCAGCAGTTTAGTTAGGGTTTAATTATTTCTTCTCAGCTACCTTATCCAGCAGTAAATATCTCGGGCGGTCGTTGGCGGGCTGCGCGCCGCTGGTTACGTCGATGATCATGTGATGCATAATGCCATCACTTTTATTGACGGGCCATTCGGGCAAACCCTTGCCGTTCGGGTTACCGGTTTTGATAAAATTGGCGAAGTAGTCTTCCATGGTAGCCGAAACTTTAAAATCATCAGGGCCCCAGTCATACACCTTGTTGCCGTTAAGGTTGCCCAGTGCGTATTCAATTTCCGAGGCATGTGAGGCTCCCGGATACGGAGCAGGCTGCGGATTTGGCTTTTCATTGGCATCGCCTTTGGCAACACCGCCTGCCAAACCGGCTTTGGCATTACCCATTGCGGCAACCATTTTTGGCCGCGGGCGAGAGAAGATATAGCTATATACCGGCTGGCCGCCTGTTTTTGCGCTTTGTTCCTCCCACTTCCAGGTGCTGTAAACAATAAACCTGTCGCTTGCCAGCTCTGTTGCCGATTTGATCACTTCATCCTGGTTCGAACTTGGATAGAGCTTTAACACTTCATCAGCATCATTGGGGTAAAACTGTTTTACTTTTTTTACGAAATTTTCCGGTGTCGGTGCATCGCCATACATAAAAGCCTGGTAGGGTATCTCGGCCGAGTTCCATCCTGCCAGTAAAGGCACATGCATTTGCTCGCCATCGGCGAATATCTCAGAAACCTGCTTCGGCAAAAAATAACCGTCAACTATCAAAGCCATGCTCCAGTTGCCTTTTGAGGCGATATCCAGCAGTTTATCAGCCGGGATGGCCCGCAGGTCGGCCAATGAGGATGCACCAGCTTTTTGCTGAAAAGACATCCCATTTTTTTCGGCGTCCGCCAGCGACGAAAGATGCAGGATACCGCCACTTTCGCCGATGGCGCCGGCAAATAAGCCTTTATTTAAGGGCGAAGCCATCTGGTCGCACACAGAAATAGAACCTGCGGATTCGCCTGCGATGGTTACCTTTTTTGGATCGCCGCCGAATGCTGCGATGTTCTTTTGAACCCATTCCAGCGCGGCATGCTGGTCCATCAAACCGTAGTTACCTGACGCATGATGAGGCGATTCTTTGGTTAACTCGGGATGCGAAAGGCAGCCAAAAACTCCAAGCCGGTAATTTACCGTAACTGCCACAATGCCTTTGGTGGCCATGCTTTCGCCGTCATAACGCGACTCGGAGCCGTCACCTGCCACAAAGCCGCCGCCATAAAAGTAAACCAGTACAGGCAGTTTTTCTTTAGCTGATTTGGCGGGTGTCCAAACGTTCAGGTAAAGACAATCCTCGCTCATGCTATCGGCACGGAACATCATATCGCCAAATACATTCTTCTGCATGGCATTATGGCCGAAATGATCGGCCTTGCGGACACCGCTCCAGTTTTTTACGGGTTGCGGGTCTTTCCAGCGGAGGTCGCCAACCGGGGGCTGCGCAAACGGAATACCTTTAAACATATTGATCCTGGTAGCCGGATCGGTAACTCCTTCTAACGTACCGTTAGCTATTTTAACTTTGGGCCCCTGGGCCAATGCGGTCATGCTTAAAAGGGGCACGACCATCAAAATGGTGATACAAATTCTTCTCATGGTAAAATTGGTTTGATTACTCCGGTGATTTCAGCCTATTGTAATAATTTGTTACAATAATAATTTATTACTTTCTTTATAGCAAGTTTTATTTGACTTAAACGATCAATGAAGGAAGAGCAAAAGGAAAGCGAAACTAACTCAGCCGGTAGCGGTTACCTTCCCGGCCTGGCTATCGACGCCGTAATATTTGGTTTTCACGACCACCAGCTAAAAGTTTTGCTGATGGAATACAAAGAATCGAAAATATTCGCACTCCCGGGCGGGTTTATCCGAGCTGACGAGGACCTGAACAAAGCGGCCCGCAGGGTAGTTTCGGAGCGGACGGGGCTTCAAAATATTTATTTGGAACAGTTTTACGTGTTCGGTGATTTTGGACGATCGGACCCGCGGCCGATGAAAACCATCATGACCGCTATTGGGTTGAAGCACGACGACACCCATTGGCTCCTGCAGCGTTTTGTTACTGTTGGGCACTATGCTTTGGTTGATTTTACGCAAGTTACCCCCATGCCCGATAAGATATTTGACGGCTGCGCATGGTATGCGCTCGGCGATATTCCCCCATTGATGCAGGACCATGCACAGATCGTTAAAAAGGCTCTTGAGAGCTTGCAGGCCGACCTTGACCGTAAGCTCGTTGCCTTCAATCTGATGCCCGCAGAGTTCACTATGAACGAACTACAAACCGTTTATGAAACCATCCTCGACAAAAAACTGTTGCGGCCGGCGTTCCAGCGCAAAATACTGAGCTTGGGGCTGCTGGAGCGCATTGCCAAAAAATGGACAGGTGGTGCGCATAAGGCCCCTTACCTCTATAAGTTTATTTCGTAATTATCCTCTTTCGAATTTAGTTTCCCGTACTGAATTCATTTTTATAGTACTATGTATTGGATAGTACTAATATTTTACATATCATTGCATCATTAAAGACTGACTGATATGAAAAATTTAAAAATGACCGCGTTTGCGGCTTTGGCATTTATGCTCGCTTCATCCTGCCATTTTGGGCGGCACACAACCATTGTCGAAACCGGCGACAATTATCGTTTGCGCATAGAATACGCCGGAGCAATACATTTCAATTACGATGGTACCGCGATCAGCAACATCTCGAGAGGAGGATATGTGAAATATGAGAGAAATGACGAAACACTTGAGGCGAAGAACGATGGCCACGGAGGTGTGAGCTACGAATTGTACGATAACGGCGAACAGGTAAATCCGCAAATCGAAGGGAAGGCTTTTATAGCCCGGGCGGTAAGGGTGATGCTTCAAAAGAACCATAGACCCAACTGGAAATGATCAAGACCTTTTCCAGGCTGAAAAGGTCTTGATGTAAGGCAGTTACACTGCCGTGGTTATAAGGCCATGCCGGCCTGGCGATATTCCGGCTATTTCCTTACAGCATAGCCCAACCCGATATTGACCGAGACAAAAAATGCGCTTTGGTTTTTATTGGGGCCATTGTTTAGCTTATAGTTATCCTCGACGCGCCAGTTACCGTGTGCCGCATTGATATAGTAACCTGCGCGGATGCCAATAGGTATACTGCGTTTAACGGTAAAGCAGTCCATTGTTTTCTCCGAAAGCGGTATCAGGTAGTCTAACCCGCCACCAAGCTCAATACCGAAATTGGGTTGATAAAAAGTTTTGCTGGCGCTCGTATTCAGCAATTCGTCCGAAAAATCAGACGTGTTCCTGATCGCACTCTTGTCCTGGATGTGCAGCACAGCGGCGGATAAGTTTACGCCGGCAAACGGGAACAACCTGACGTTAGGATTATCCACGACATTATAACCGAGCCTGGCAAAAGCCTGGTACTGGTTAAACTTAGCTTTAATGTTGTTGCCGGTAGACGTGGATACGGGCGTAAAGCCAATTCCATCTTCCAGTATCCAATTATTATGAATGTGATTCATGGAGGCATTGATCCAGATGTCGTTGCCTGATAATGTCCCCAGCCCGTTTGGTGCAAGTATGCGGTTAAGCTGAGAAAAGTACGTGTAACGATAAGTACCCTGTATCTGAAAGGTGCCGGCTATACCGTTCATACCGTGATGGAACCATCCACCGGACTTAACAGTGTCTGTACTTTGTGCTTTAGCGGTTAGGGAGGATAGGAATGCCGATGCGGCAATAATAGTAATTGTTAGTCTTTTCATAATAGGTGAGTATAATTAATTTACCAATAGTTAAACCCTATAACATATAAGGATGGGGTAATTGTTTCGGATAAATGAAAATAGCCGGTAATGCGGCCGCACATTTTTTCAAAGACAATGTTCATCAAGTATTTACCGGTGTTCGTGTAAAATATTTTCCTGCCCGTTTTAAGCAGGTTTTCTTCGTGGTATAATTCGAAAGATCAATTTTAAAAAGAAGAAATCATGAAAGATCACCACCACGAACACGGCCCATTGCCTGACGAACACAATGGCAACAACGACGGTATAGACCGCCGCGGTTTTTTAGAGTGCATGGCATGGGCCGGCACCGGAGTATTATGGATGATGTCGGGCGGTATACTAAAATCGTTTGGCATGAGCCAGATGATAGACCATACGACCGGCAACATAAAGAACGGGCTTATACTGCCTAAATCAGATTTCACATTTGTGCAGATCAGCGACAGCCACATTGGTTTTAACAAAGCTGCCAATCCGGATGTAGTTGGCACTTTGCAGGCGGCCATCGACAAGATCAATACCATGCCCAAAGCACCTTCGTTTGTACTGCACACCGGCGATCTTTCGCACCTGGCGCAGGCGGCTGAGTTTGATACCCTGGACCAATCGCTAAAAAGCGTTAAAACAGACAAGATATTTTATGTACCGGGCGAACACGACCTGACAGATAACGGAAAACTTTACCTGGAACGTTATGGAAAGGGCACCAAGGGAGGCGGCTGGTATAGCTTTGATTCGCACGGTGTCCATTTTGTCGGACTGGTTAATGCGCAGGTGCAGGTTGACGGTGGCCTGGGCACGCTTGGTGCCGATCAGTTAAAGTGGCTCGAAGACGATCTGAAAGGTTTATCATCAAGCACCCCTATTGTGGTGTTTGCCCACATACCGCTTTGGGCCGTTTACCCGCAATGGGGCTGGGGAACAAAGGACAGCGAACAGGCACTTGCTTTACTAAGACGTTTTGGCTCGGTATCCGTTCTCAACGGGCATATTCACCAAACTATACAGAAGGTTGAAGGCAACATTACGTTCCACACAGCTATGTCGACTGCCTTTCCGCAACCTGCACCCGGCAGCGCGCCATCGCCCGGCCCGATGAAGGTACCGGCGGATAAACTGAAAAGTGTTTTGGGTTTGACAACTGTACATTACCAGGAGCATCATCACACCCTTGCGGTTACCGATATGCCGCTGATGGAAGCCGAGAAGACAAACGGATAAGATGAAAAAGATATTATTATTTATTGTTGCAGGGTTGTCCTGGGAAATGGGCCTGGCGCAGTTCAGGCCCGTGGACCAGGGTTCGTCTATAAAATTTACCATACAGAATTTTGGCTTTGATGTAGACGGTTCATTCAGCGGTTTACGTGGCATGGTCAATTTTGATCCGCAGAACCCGGCAAACGCGCATTTCGATGTCGACATTGATGCCAATACCATTAATACCGGCAACGATTTAAGGGACAATCATTTACGCGGGAGCAGTTATTTCGACGTAAAAAAATACCCGCGGATACAAATTGTATCGGCAAAAATATCCCCCGGAGATAAAAAAGGAGTATTCCTTTTCGCCGGAAAACTCACCATCAAAGGCACCACCAAAGATATTTCCTTCCCGTTTGAGGCATTGCCATCGGGAGAGGGTTATCTTTTTAAGGGAAGCTTTAAGATCAACCGGAAAGATTTCCAGGTTGGTGGCACAAGTACCATATCTGATAACCTGGAAGTACAATTGAAAATTGTTGCCCAAAAAGAACCGGCACCTGCAAAATGAAAAACAAAGCTAAACTAATAACGATAATAGGGCTATGCGGCCTGGTTACCATCATCACCGCGGCCACTAATGTTGATAAACCTGACGACCCATATACCAATTTGCAGGTTTTGCCAAAGGATATCAGCCAGGCCGATCTGAAAAAGATCATGATAGACGATTTTGAAGATTCCTTAGGTGTATCGTGCAGCTTTTGCCATGCACAAAAAAAGGATTCGGATGAATTGGACTATGCCAGCGACGCCAAGGCCGAAAAACAGATAGCGCGGCAAATGCTGAAGATGACGCTCAACCTTAACCGCGACTATTTTAAAATAGAAAACCCTGCAATGGGTATTAAGGGCAACCTGGCAGTAAGCTGTAACACTTGTCACCGTGGTGACACCTTTCCGGAGGAAGGCGCAGGCGCCACTAATTAATTACCATATTTTAACGTAATTTGATCTAAAATCCATTGCGGACAATTGAGAACAGACCATTATTGCCGGTGAAAATAAATAAAGCGATATACCATTGTGTCTTTTGGCTACTGGCGTACTTCTTCTGGATATATATTTTCAGGAACAGTACGCTTGTGCTGGCGCATACTATCACTATCCAGTTTTGTTACCTTGTATTTATTGCGGCCAATTATTACTTTAATTCGCTGTACGCCATACCTTTTCTGCTGAACAGAAAAAAGTATGCACGCTTTTTTGTGGCCTTTTTGGCCGCTATCGTCGTTACAGCGTGGCTGAGAGTCCCGGTGTCGTACCTGGTACGCAAGTACCTTTTCCTGGTAAACGATACGCATTTTAATAGCCTGGATGTTTTTTACGAATCGTTCATCAACATTTTTTTCTGGGTCTTCTTTATCGTCGCCGCTAAAATGGTGATCGAGCGTATACGTTCGCAGGTATATATTGAGCAGATAGAAAAGGAAAAGGCGGCAAATGAGCTCAACTTTCTCAGGGCGCAATTCAATCCTCATTTCCTGTTCAACTCCATAAACTCTATTTATGCGCATATCGATAAATCGAACAAGGACGCGAGGGGTATGCTGCTTACCTTTTCGGAAATGCTGCGATACCAATTGTATGAATGCAACGTGGAGCTGATAGAAATTGAACGCGAGCTTAACTACATCAAAAATTATATTTCGTTGCAAAAGTCGAGGATCGATGAACGGATAAAGGTTTGCTTTTCGGCCGAAAACATAGACAATGCATTTAAAGTACCGCCGCTGATCCTGATAACCTTTATCGAAAACGCTTTTAAATATGTCGGGTTTAACGAATGCCGGGAGAACCGGGTTGAAATATGCCTGAAATACGAAAGCGGCGACCTTAAGTTCAGCATATTTAATACAAAAGACAGTTTTATTAACAAGGCACAGGGATCATCGGGCCTTGGGATAGCCAATACCAAAAGGAGACTCGAATTATTATATCCCGGCAAGCACTCGCTGGAGATACAGGATACCGAAAATGATTATACCGCCCGTTTAACCATATTGAATATATGACACTGAATTGTGTAATTATAGATGACGAGCCTATAGCGCGCAAGCTTTTACAGGAATATATTGAAGAAACGGATTTCCTGAAACTGGTTGGCACTGCTGAAAATCCTTTAAAGGCGGTAGGGCTGCTAAGTGCGCAGGATGTTGATCTTATTTATCTTGATATCAATATGCCGAAAATGAGCGGGATGGAATTTCTTCGTTCAACTTCTAATCTGCCGATGGTTATCATGACGACGGCTTACGAGCAATATGCATTGGAGGGTTTCGAGATGGCGGTGATAGACTACCTGGTGAAGCCCTTCCCGCTGGAACGTTTCCTGAAAGCCTCGCAAAAGGCCCTGGAGTACAAATTGCTGAAAGAAAAGAAAACCGCCGAAACGCCGGACGGTAAATACATTTTTGTAAAAAGTGACGGCAAGCTTGAACGCGTGGTACTGGATGAACTCATTTATGTACAGGCCATGTCAAACTATGTGATATTACAAACAACACGGGCCAAACTGATCGTATACCTGACCGTTAAAGGTATTCTTGAAAGTTTGCCGCCGGATAAGTTCATACAGGTACATAAAAGCTACATTATGAACATCAATATGATCAATTCCATAAACGGCAACACGATCTATATTGGTAACGAGCAGGTGCCGATAGGGCAAAGCTTTTACGACGGCCTGATGGATAAAATTCTGAAAGGGAAATTCCTGAAAAGATAAACTATTGTGTATTTTTGTTTTATGGAAACGCTAATTGTACAACCTAAGACAAAAGAGCAATTAGCAGCTTTAAAAGCTGTAATTAAAGCCCTTAAAATAGATTTCACGTCTGAAGAGAGCCCGTACAACCCTGAGTTTGTGAAAAAAATATTACAGGGCAGGGAAGATATTAAGAATGGGAAAGGTATTAAGGTTGATACCGACAATTTATGGAAGTAATATTCAGCCCGAAAGCCATAGAAGACCTAAAGTATTGGAAAAGATCGGGTAATAAAATTATCCAGAAAAAAATAACCAGCCTTATAAAAGCAATAAAAGAGAACCCTTACGAGGGAATAGGAAAGCCCGAGCCTTTAAAACATAACTTATCCGGTGCCTGGTCGCGAAGAATAAATCATGAACACCGCCTCGTGTATGAAATCAATGAAAGAAATGAAATTGTAATTCTCGATATTCTTTCATTAAAAGGCCACTATTAGCTCTTTAGGGTCGTGACCTCAAACCGATACCGGTCCCCTTTTTATCCTGTGGGCCTCTTTCAGCAAAGCAACCAGCGTATCCAGTTTCATTGGTTTGGATATGTAATTATCCATGCCGTGGCTCAGGCAGATATCACGGTCTTCTGAAAGCGCATTCGCTGTCATTGCGATAATGTAAGGTTGCTCCAGTTCCAGTTTACGTATCGTCCTGGTAGCCTCGTAGCCGTCCATTTCAGGCATTTGTATATCCATCAGGATGATATCGTAACGTTTTCTTTTAAGCTCATTGACCGCCTCAAGGCCGTTGTTGGTAACCAGTGCGGTATAGCCCAGTTTAAGCAATATCCGCTCGATCAGTTTTTGATTTACCGGGTTGTCCTCGGCGATGAGAATATCCATTGCGTATTGCTTGCCAAAGCTGGCATCAAGCACATTATTCTGCTGAACATCCTGTGCAACCGTTTCTCTGCGTTCACCGAGCTCGGTGCAAATGCTCTTCAATAATTGATTTTGTTTAACAGGCTTGGTAAGCACGGCCGAGAAAAGACCAGGGTATTTTTTACGGCTCTCGTCGT
Above is a window of Mucilaginibacter ginsenosidivorans DNA encoding:
- a CDS encoding LytR/AlgR family response regulator transcription factor; this encodes MTLNCVIIDDEPIARKLLQEYIEETDFLKLVGTAENPLKAVGLLSAQDVDLIYLDINMPKMSGMEFLRSTSNLPMVIMTTAYEQYALEGFEMAVIDYLVKPFPLERFLKASQKALEYKLLKEKKTAETPDGKYIFVKSDGKLERVVLDELIYVQAMSNYVILQTTRAKLIVYLTVKGILESLPPDKFIQVHKSYIMNINMINSINGNTIYIGNEQVPIGQSFYDGLMDKILKGKFLKR
- a CDS encoding DUF2683 family protein, which gives rise to METLIVQPKTKEQLAALKAVIKALKIDFTSEESPYNPEFVKKILQGREDIKNGKGIKVDTDNLWK
- a CDS encoding Txe/YoeB family addiction module toxin, which gives rise to MEVIFSPKAIEDLKYWKRSGNKIIQKKITSLIKAIKENPYEGIGKPEPLKHNLSGAWSRRINHEHRLVYEINERNEIVILDILSLKGHY